Proteins found in one Aspergillus puulaauensis MK2 DNA, chromosome 8, nearly complete sequence genomic segment:
- a CDS encoding uncharacterized protein (InterPro:IPR027417,IPR000330,IPR038718;~go_function: GO:0005524 - ATP binding [Evidence IEA]) yields the protein MTPNADLPPPETPEVQLNESPRKRVKRVERERKRRERAEQTNTTEQPEDELVVCDEGHALKTIKSRQHQSVAKLEAKYIWFLTATPLQQYRLPGEERMMKSTFNSPLFIAPRRVPVTSQDETVYLISTGVGV from the coding sequence ATGACTCCAAACGCCGATCTCCCCCCGCCCGAAACCCCGGAGGTCCAGCTCAATGAAAGTCCGCGCAAGCGAGTCAAGCGGGTCGAGCGTGAAAGAAAACGTCGTGAGCGGGCTGAGCAGACCAATACTACAGAGCAGCCAGAGGATGAGCTCGTGGTATGTGACGAGGGACACGCCCTCAAAACGATCAAGTCCCGCCAGCACCAGTCCGTTGCCAAGCTGGAGGCCAAGTACATATGGTTTCTCACCGCGACGCCTTTGCAACAATACCGACTACCAGGAGAagagaggatgatgaagtcgaCGTTCAATTCCCCATTATTCATTGCACCACGCCGGGTCCCAGTTACAAGCCAAGACGAAACGGTATACCTGATTTCCACGGGCGTGGGGGTATAG
- a CDS encoding uncharacterized protein (SECRETED:SignalP(1-24);~TransMembrane:1 (o64-82i)) — MGDAFDFILILEFLAGFWVEDGEAYRYDKALRDIAVKGGHELGKAFVSIVQAHRKEHSLEPAPIWGLACLVLSFPGSGLRAFRIFSMIHEPDWAPDHKARSVVKDVKAAY; from the coding sequence aTGGGCGATGCTTTCGattttatcttaattctGGAGTTTCTCGCCGGGTTTTGGGTAGAGGATGGTGAGGCGTATCGTTATGATAAGGCCTTGCGAGATATTGCTGTGAAAGGGGGGCACGAGCTGGGTAAAGCCTTTGTTTCGATTGTGCAAGCTCATCGAAAAGAGCATAGTTTGGAGCCTGCTCCAATATGGGGCCTGGCGTGTTTGGTCCTGTCTTTTCCAGGCTCTGGGCTTCGTGCCTTCCGTATCTTCTCTATGATTCATGAGCCAGATTGGGCACCCGACCATAAGGCCCGGTCTGTCGTGAAGGACGTTAAAGCCGCATATTAA
- a CDS encoding glycoside hydrolase family 131 protein (CAZy:GH131;~COG:S;~EggNog:ENOG410Q1CD;~InterPro:IPR041524;~PFAM:PF18271;~SECRETED:SignalP(1-16)) produces the protein MRYLPLLSVSAPLASAGTVLWSGLFNESYTVEDFDKWSWSSQLPPYQWYIHGSGDTSSYLDVSPDYQNPNSTLDEAQGVRITIDDTSSWNGQTMMRSELIPQVEGDADLGSGKLFYHFSLSVKEENFPVESLEHQVAFFESHFTELKYGNSDSELAWYAGGSSQWTTPLEAGVWYNFAYGIDFAAGTVSLYTSTGGEDLKQVVEPVSASAETNSQDWHVGQLRLDNGESGAAEDWYWSGVYVEEGDITLAV, from the exons ATGAGAtacctccctcttctctccgtCTCGGCCCCATTGGCCTCGGCCGGCACTGTCCTCTGGAGCGGCCTGTTCAACGAGAGTTACACGGTCGAGGATTTCGATAAAT GGTCCTGGTCCTCCCAACTCCCCCCATACCAATGGTACATCCACGGCTCAGGCGACACCTCCTCCTACCTCGACGTCTCGCCAGACTACCAGAACCCGAATTCTACTCTTGACGAGGCACAGGGAGTGAGGATAACCATCGACGACACGTCCAGCTGGAATGGCCAGACGATGATGCGCTCGGAACTGATCCCGCAGGTCGAAGGCGACGCGGATCTCGGCTCCGGCAAACTGTTCTACCATTTCTCCCTTAGTGTCAAGGAGGAGAACTTCCCGGTAGAAAGCCTGGAGCACCAGGTGGCGTTCTTCGAA AGCCACTTCACCGAACTCAAATACGGAAACTCAGACTCCGAGCTGGCCTGGTACGCCGGCGGATCCTCGCAGTGGACGACGCCGCTCGAAGCTGGAGTGTGGTACAACTTTGCGTACGGAATTGACTTCGCCGCGGGTACGGTTTCCCTGTATACCTCGACTGGCGGGGAGGACTTGAAGCAGGTTGTTGAGCCAGTCAGCGCGAGCGCGGAGACGAACTCGCAGGACTGGCACGTTGGACAGTTGAGGCTGGATAATGGGGAGTCTGGGGCTGCGGAGGACTGGTACTGGAGTGGGGTTTatgttgaggagggggatATTACTCTTGCTGTTTAG
- a CDS encoding uncharacterized protein (COG:S;~EggNog:ENOG410PGSB;~InterPro:IPR023213), with the protein MAQLAPNIANFTWTSTTPGRWERDVDEAEQFYTSLAKAYEGTGRTFFAMTGFISLSIPVPESTPQDEAVENLESALRKAWAWLRYDHPTIASRVVYDENQRKCKKVYETFSPSYTVQDWLDETFITIDDGISGLEWCNSDPPVPDFPTIFFIRTGLHNGRVTGDLILRSHHDIIDGTGTLLLFHNLLSHAAHAHQAQNEPGYKLPQFGTEYQNLSPPLRIAAQIPPELDESHKQRMAEIQKYNATLRENVELASPPFKRDNSGPGKHQRVAVTLSQEQTASILAACRELGLSITHAYHAAIPLVVRDLQEKGETERQARYLNYSLINERVNCVEPYSTASHPASVYHSVSGKGLAVDLTVPALEKSSRTSTDSNSNDTVLDQRKEYADVASIIRAFYLDIRHDKDHIFLVPSYWGMGTIPYPADGKTQPVPARNETPSVSISSMGILDKVIRHKYGEFEVEDPWVTGEELGTGLGLFLGTWKGRVTLSAAYNDAWHDKEEVLGFLDRCNDTTFSGLGLA; encoded by the coding sequence ATGGCACAGCTAGCCcccaacatcgccaacttCACCTGgacatcaacaaccccaggCCGATGGGAACGAGATGTCGATGAAGCCGAGCAATTCTATACTTCCCTGGCCAAAGCATACGAAGGAACAGGGCGGACTTTCTTCGCTATGACGGGGTTCATCTCACTATCAATTCCTGTACCTGAATCCACGCCCCAGGACGAAGCAGTGGAGAACCTCGAATCAGCCCTCCGAAAAGCCTGGGCGTGGCTGCGGTATGACCATCCCACAATTGCTTCACGTGTAGTGTACGACGAGAATCAGAGGAAATGCAAGAAAGTTTACGAGACCTTCTCTCCCTCATACACCGTCCAGGACTGGCTAGACGAAACATTCATCACCATCGACGACGGAATCTCAGGGTTAGAATGGTGCAACTCAGACCCTCCTGTCCCGGACTTTCCAACTATATTCTTCATCAGAACTGGCCTTCATAATGGGAGGGTTACAGGAGACCTAATCCTGCGCTCCCACCACGACATCATAGACGGAACGGGAACCCTGCTTCTCTTCCATAATCTCCTCTCGCATGCTGCACATGCACACCAAGCCCAAAACGAACCGGGATATAAACTCCCCCAATTCGGCACTGAATATCAAAACCTAAGCCCACCACTCCGCATCGCAGCCCAAATCCCGCCAGAGCTAGATGAATCGCACAAGCAGCGCATGGCCGAGATCCAGAAATATAACGCGACTCTTCGAGAAAATGTCGAACTCGCCAGTCCACCCTTTAAACGCGACAATAGCGGTCCAGGGAAACACCAGCGCGTTGCAGTTACACTGTCCCAGGAACAGACGGCTAGCATCCTCGCTGCGTGTCGAGAGTTAGGGCTTAGTATTACACACGCATACCACGCTGCTATTCCACTCGTCGTGCGAGACCTgcaagagaagggggagaCCGAGCGTCAAGCGCGGTATCTGAACTATAGTCTCATTAACGAGCGAGTGAACTGCGTGGAGCCGTATAGCACTGCTTCGCATCCGGCTTCAGTGTATCATTCCGTCTCGGGGAAGGGGCTGGCTGTGGATTTAACCGTTCCGGCATTAGAAAAGAGTTCAAGAACAAGCACGGATTCCAACTCCAACGACACAGTTTTGGATCAGCGGAAAGAGTACGCAGATGTCGCATCTATAATCCGGGCCTTCTACCTCGATATCCGGCACGACAAAGATcatatcttcctcgtcccctCGTACTGGGGAATGGGAACAATCCCGTACCCCGCTGATGGGAAGACACAGCCTGTCCCGGCCCGGAATGAGACACCGTCGGTGTCGATATCGAGCATGGGAATTCTTGACAAAGTGATCAGGCATAAGTATGGGGagtttgaggttgaggatccGTGGGTTACGGGTGAGGAATTGGGGACTGGACTGGGTCTGTTCTTGGGGACTTGGAAGGGGAGGGTGACTCTTAGTGCGGCGTATAATGATGCGTGGCATGATAAAGAGGAGGTATTGGGGTTTCTGGATAGGTGTAATGACACTACCTTTAgtgggttgggtttggcCTGA
- the optB gene encoding small oligopeptide transporter, OPT family (COG:T;~EggNog:ENOG410PFPV;~InterPro:IPR004813,IPR004648;~PFAM:PF03169;~TransMembrane:16 (o103-123i130-149o177-199i211-232o238-257i278-308o314-333i353-374o420-447i479-500o506-526i590-612o659-677i689-705o711-727i739-761o);~go_process: GO:0055085 - transmembrane transport [Evidence IEA]), translating to MEEKYQPPVRVTSTEDSLKGSGALSGDGATPSNTAHQLRLIKQHHHWDPNLPDDLADEIDDALHTNNEGTRREITHSLLENSPYPEVRAAVPNTDEGGYSNTFRAWAIGLLLATIGSALNSLFSMRQPYIIIPSYVAQVVAYPIGVAWAKVMPKKAYNVFGIKFSLNPGPYTKKEHAISVIMANATFGGGAAYATDIIIAQRAFYKQRFDWVFEIFMCISTQMLGFGMAGFFHRFLVTPAAMIWPSTLINTSLFTALHDHSRPDPAKVSGWIIGKYRMFLYCMIGSFVWYWFPGYIAPFLSVFAWVTWIKPQNVVINQLFGGWTGLSLIPITFDWTQVSGFNFSPLISPWHGIANTLLGLVIFFWIVTPAMHYTGINYYKYLPMSDSSSYDNTGQVYNVSRILTPEMTLDLAKYESYSPLFLSTTFTLCYGLSFATIIAVIVHAVLFHGKDIWARLRRIGQEEEDVHGRLMARFKPVPLWWYGVITLIMIGIALGVSQGYPTHLTWWAFFISLVMAAVWFVPCGIIQASTNIQIGLNVITEFVIGYMQPGRPMAMMLFKTYGYISMYQGLFFCQDMKLGHYMKIPPRVTFAAQMVSCIWSSIVQICVMNWALGSISNVCELDQANRYTCPNGRVFFNASVIWGTIGPARMFSPGQMYSGLMWFWLAGFSLPVVIYVLAHLSRNTKYARYIRLLNAPIIFGGTGLIPPATPLNYLSWGIVGFIFNKYIRDRWRGWWMQYNYVLSAGLDVGLALCTIFIFLTLNLTKTEFPSWWGTNIAADTMDASGTAVQVTGVKFGPEKW from the coding sequence atggaggagaaataccAACCCCCCGTCCGTGTTACTTCGACGGAAGACTCGCTCAAGGGCTCTGGTGCTCTCTCTGGAGACGGCGCTACCCCCAGTAACACTGCCCATCAACTGAGACTCATCAAGCAGCATCACCATTGGGACCCCAATCTCCCCGATGACCTTGCTGATGAGATTGACGATGCTCTGCACACCAATAACGAGGGTACTCGCCGGGAAATAACCCACAGTCTGCTCGAGAACTCTCCCTACCCTGAAGTGCGCGCTGCTGTCCCCAACACTGATGAAGGCGGATACTCCAACACCTTTCGTGCCTGGGCCATCGGCCTTTTGCTCGCAACCATCGGGTCGGCTCTCAACAGCCTGTTTTCTATGCGCCAACCCTATATCATTATCCCCTCCTACGTCGCTCAGGTCGTCGCCTACCCGATCGGTGTGGCCTGGGCAAAGGTCATGCCGAAAAAGGCGTACAACGTGTTTGGAATCAAATTCAGTCTTAATCCGGGGCCGTATACCAAGAAGGAGCATGCCATCTCTGTTATAATGGCCAATGCCACCTTTGGCGGCGGTGCGGCGTATGCTACCGACATTATAATTGCGCAGCGCGCGTTCTACAAGCAACGCTTTGACTGGGTGTTTGAGATCTTCATGTGCATATCCACACAGATGTTGGGCTTTGGCATGGCCGGATTCTTCCATCGGTTTCTAGTCACTCCTGCCGCGATGATCTGGCCGTCGACACTCATCAACACATCACTGTTCACGGCCCTCCACGACCACAGCAGACCCGATCCCGCCAAGGTGTCAGGTTGGATTATTGGCAAGTACAGGATGTTTTTATACTGTATGATTGGGTCATTTGTGTGGTATTGGTTTCCCGGGTACATCGCACCATTCCTCAGTGTCTTCGCCTGGGTAACTTGGATCAAGCCGCAGAACGTGGTCATCAATCAATTGTTCGGCGGGTGGACTGGGCTGTCGCTGATTCCAATCACGTTCGACTGGACCCAGGTTTCGGGTTTCAACTTCAGCCCTCTTATCTCGCCCTGGCATGGCATTGCAAATACCCTACTTGGGTTGGTGATCTTCTTTTGGATTGTCACTCCTGCCATGCACTACACCGGTATCAACTATTACAAGTACCTGCCCATGAGCGATTCCAGCAGCTATGACAACACTGGTCAGGTCTACAATGTTTCTCGCATCCTAACTCCGGAAATGACTTTGGACTTGGCTAAATACGAAAGCTACTCACCTCTCTTTCTGTCCACCACGTTCACCCTCTGCTATGGCCTGTCCTTCGCCACGATTATTGCCGTCATTGTTCATGCTGTGCTGTTCCACGGAAAGGATATTTGGGCGCGACTCCGCCGGATTGggcaggaagaggaagacgtcCATGGACGCCTTATGGCCAGGTTCAAACCAGTTCCATTGTGGTGGTATGGTGTTATCACACTTATCATGATCGGGATTGCTCTCGGGGTCAGCCAAGGGTATCCAACGCATCTTACTTGGTGGGCATTCTTCATCTCGCTAGTCATGGCGGCAGTCTGGTTCGTACCTTGTGGAATTATTCAGGCCTCAACAAACATCCAAATTGGACTCAACGTGATTACCGAGTTTGTCATCGGCTACATGCAACCCGGCAGACCAATGGCAATGATGCTATTCAAGACATACGGCTACATCAGCATGTACCAAGGACTTTTCTTCTGTCAGGACATGAAACTGGGGCATTACATGAAAATCCCTCCCCGGGTGACCTTCGCCGCTCAAATGGTATCCTGCATCTGGTCCTCCATTGTGCAGATTTGCGTTATGAACTGGGCACTGGGCTCCATCTCGAACGTGTGCGAATTAGATCAAGCGAACCGCTATACCTGCCCCAATGGCCGCGTATTCTTCAATGCTTCTGTCATTTGGGGCACAATCGGACCTGCCCGCATGTTCTCCCCTGGCCAGATGTACTCCGGCCTCATGTGGTTTTGGCTCGCTGGGTTTTCGCTACCGGTCGTAATTTACGTCCTCGCGCACCTTTCAAGGAACACCAAATATGCACGCTATATCCGTCTTCTTAATGCTCCTATTATTTTCGGCGGAACAGGACTTATTCCGCCTGCTACCCCATTGAACTACCTTTCCTGGGGCATTGTAGggttcatcttcaacaagtATATCCGCGACCGCTGGCGCGGGTGGTGGATGCAGTACAACTACGTCTTGTCAGCAGGACTGGACGTTGGATTGGCTTTATGCAcaatcttcatcttcctcacgCTCAACCTGACCAAGACGGAGTTTCCGAGTTGGTGGGGAACCAACATCGCTGCTGATACGATGGACGCTTCGGGCACGGCGGTGCAAGTTACGGGCGTGAAGTTTGGGCCGGAGAAATGGTAG
- a CDS encoding fungal specific transcription factor domain-containing protein (COG:K;~EggNog:ENOG410PHJM), which yields MLSRNSPAVDVRNSSYDASCRRDSGGSTNGSRKYEQLEKETDELRKQLSAQASSSLRHPAQEVPAMMLLPNPADGGFRRLGAAPGLGDDDNNLGYATYATADGSHFLLSEAGPDALPHLAAATLDTSACNSSKLADLVPGSMYKHTVTGQARPQPLQPPVGMGPVVSTKKHLALAGVDPNRTLPRTISGVSLSGDEIDEIFDLFYRQYAHFIPVLDTKSTPNHTYEQSDFLFWAIIGTASKTCVKNPTLFPALVKPIVDLAFLSPLSGCGPWNIVQGLLIVLNWPFPKNDDGIDIIFPLAGLLLHVAMQYGMHNPVSSHEFYKTRHQLPSPVDITHRSELWAYTIITYQRACLMKGQPPRSLPDLTQDISQRKVLYQHMSPYVRIRLKAQEIVTQCGTAVNEYGVLNLAAAEERGLDLLLKAYEQRVCDLHIDAPTSMVRFDVLVASLSVQGMHFLKNLTLYADNCLRKLQTAACAVIDAIQIMAHELESLAVCPSQVWFGLLLAGSILLRMIKGHDTDIVDFGKAREYFMKSLNLTKLMIVTNSDMPTRIVTCLSQLYNSNKAFRKPDGSILVALRIRSRLALAPVIDTMWWWKEEFEPALAVPEESSENVPASIESVNLYNDQFWTDLEWALNIPD from the exons ATGCTTTCAAGAAACAGCCCTGCAGTCGATGTGAGAAACTCGAGTTACGATGCGTCTTGTCGGAGGGATTCCGGAGGGAGCACAAACGGCA GCAGGAAGTacgagcagctggagaaggaaacTGATGAGTTGAGAAAGCAACTGTCCGCACAAGCATCGTCCAGTCTACGCCACCCAGCCCAGGAAGTCCCTGCTATGATGTTGTTACCCAATCCCGCGGACGGTGGGTTCAGGCGTCTCGGAGCGGCACCGGGGCTGGGGGATGACGATAATAACCTTGGATATGCTACCTATGCTACGGCTGATGGGTCGCACTTTTTGCTTTCCGAGGCTGGCCCTGATGCGCTGCCCCATCTTGCCGCCGCTACGCTGGATACCTCTGCGTGCAACAGTTCAAAGCTCGCTGATTTGGTACCTGGGTCTATGTATAAGCACACCGTTACTGGACAGGCCAGACCACAACCTCTACAGCCCCCTGTCGGGATGGGCCCGGTggtgtcgacgaagaagcaTCTTGCCTTGGCTGGGGTCGACCCTAACCGTACGTTACCTCGAACGATTTCTGGTGTGAGCTTGAGCGGAGATGAAATCGACGAGATATTTGATCT TTTCTACCGCCAGTACGCACATTTCATACCCGTCCTCGACACAAAAAGCACACCGAACCATACATACGAACAATCTGACTTCTTATTCTGGGCTATAATCGGAACCGCCTCGAAAACGTGTGTTAAGAACCCGACTCTCTTCCCAGCCCTTGTCAAACCTATAGTAGACTTGGCATTCCTTTCCCCCCTGTCAGGCTGTGGACCGTGGAATATTGTGCAGGGCCTACTTATCGTTCTCAACTGGCCTTTCCCCAAGAATGACGATGGGATTGACATTATATTCCCCTTGGCAGGACTGCTACTGCACGTGGCCATGCAGTATGGCATGCACAACCCAGTATCTAGCCATGAGTTCTACAAGACAAGGCATCAGCTGCCGTCGCCGGTCGACATCACCCATCGTTCGGAACTATGGGCATACACCATAATCACTTATCAGCG TGCATGCCTGATGAAAGGACAACCCCCTCGATCTCTACCAGACCTCACTCAAGACATAAGCCAACGCAAGGTCCTATACCAGCACATGTCTCCGTACGTTCGGATCCGCCTGAAGGCCCAGGAGATCGTCACGCAGTGCGGCACAGCCGTAAACGAATACGGCGTCCTTAATTTAGCTGCTGCAGAAGAGCGCGGACTCGACCTTCTTCTGAAGGCATACGAACAGCGAGTTTGTGACCTGCACATTGATGCACCGACAT CAATGGTCCGCTTCGACGTCCTCGTGGCTAGTCTTAGCGTGCAGGGAATGCACTTCTTGAAAAACCTTACGCTATACGCCGACAACTGCCTAAGAAAACTCCAGACCGCCGCCTGTGCTGTAATCGACGCCATCCAAATAATGGCCCACGAGCTCGAGTCTCTAGCTGTTTGCCCCTCTCAGGTCTGGtttggccttctcctcgctgggTCAATTCTGCTACGCATGATCAAGGGCCACGATACCGACATCGTCGACTTCGGCAAAGCGAGAGAGTACTTCATGAAGTCGTTGAATTTGACAAAACTCATGATCGTAACCAACAGTGATATGCCAACGAGGATAGTTACTTGCTTAAGCCAGCTATATAACAGCAACAAGGCGTTTCGGAAACCAGATGGGAGTATCTTGGTTGCGCTAAGGATTCGCAGTCGCCTTGCCCTGGCACCGGTTATTGATAcgatgtggtggtggaaggaggaatttgagCCAGCGCTAGCTG TCCCCGAGGAAAGCAGCGAAAATGTTCCTGCCAGCATTGAGTCCGTGAACCTATACAATGACCAGTTCTGGACAGACCTTGAGTGGGCACTCAACATCCCTGATTAG
- a CDS encoding uncharacterized protein (COG:S;~EggNog:ENOG410PRV4), translated as MSSDLPSIDELKRAAESGQRITPEDVSVIGHIESELTGGGPIQGGPAAIAQGLAMRQMSFDEKLDELAHKPQNRITQEDARELQELEGRAFNKPPTAGSVASQVRSIADRNEALGLPPVSANAPEAFVTKDDASDAQHEESMIYGGQNPRGGMAAQMQSAADKLVHARRDS; from the exons ATGTCTTCTGATTTGCCTTCCATCGACGAACTCAAGCGCGCTGCTGAAAGCGGCCAGCGCATCACACCTGAAGATGTTTCGGTGATTGGCCATATAGAGAGCGAATTGACAGGCGGTGGTCCGATCCAGGGAGGGCCTGCTGCGATCGCCCAAGGTCTGGCGATGCGACAGATGAGTTTTGATGAGAAGCTCGACGAACTGGCCCACAAACCCCAGAATCGGATTACGCAAGAAGATGCGAGAGAACTACAGGAACTAGAG GGTCGTGCTTTCAATAAACCCCCAACAGCGGGATCCGTTGCCTCGCAGGTTAGGTCAATTGCAGATAGAAATGAAGCACTCGGTCTTCCGCCAGTATCAGCGAATGCGCCAGAAGCATTTGTGACAAAAGATGATGCCAGCGACGCCCAACACGAAGAATCGATGATCTACGGCGGACAAAATCCGAGGGGTGGGATGGCGGCCCAGATGCAG AGTGCGGCCGATAAGCTGGTGCACGCGAGACGTGATAGCTAG
- a CDS encoding GFA family protein (COG:S;~EggNog:ENOG410PMVZ;~InterPro:IPR011057,IPR006913;~PFAM:PF04828;~go_function: GO:0016846 - carbon-sulfur lyase activity [Evidence IEA]): protein MPLTGHCLCGAVTYSAEVDKPLITAYDHCDDCQRQSGSTYSLVTVVPKDSLTIKGPTKSYAKNGSSGQPVHRIFCSECGSPIAHDPEAAPPIIALKAGTLDTEIKKNLKPDTEIWTVSKLPFCAEHLANPFEHMPQ, encoded by the exons ATGCCTTTGACTGGTCACTGTCTGTGTGGTGCTGTCACCTACTCCGCCGAGGTTGACAAGCCCCTCATCACGGCCTACGACCACTGCGATGACTGCCAGCGCCAGAGCGGTTCAACCTACT CCCTTGTTACTGTCGTCCCCAAGGATTCCTTGACCATCAAGGGACCTACCAAGAGCTACGCAAAGAACGGCTCCTCCGGCCAGCCCGTCCACCGCATCTTCTGCTCTGAGTGCGGTTCTCCCATTGCCCACGACCCCGAGGCTGCTCCCCCAATTATTGCTCTCAAGGCTGGTACCTTGGACACCGAAATCAAGAAGAATCTGAAACCT GACACGGAGATCTGGACCGTCAGCAAGCTCCCCTTCTGCGCGGAGCACCTGGCCAATCCTTTCGAGCACATGCCCCAGTAA